From the Endozoicomonas sp. Mp262 genome, the window TGGTTAATGGGGAGGAGCGAATAGTTGACCCAAAAGGATCGAAACCCCATTAACCATTTAACCCTTCTAAATATTGACGATATTAACCATTTCCGCAGTATTCGACGGACTTTTTTCTTCCTGATACTCTTCATCCCGATAGGCGATGGGCAGATCTACCGGATCAAATGCAGTATCGCCGTTTTCGTTGGGAGAGCCATCACTCTTGAGGTTTTTAAAGTCAAACAGTTCGGCATCAGCAAGGTGTGAAGGGGCCACATTACGAAGGGCCCTGAACATGCTTTCAATCCTTCCCGGGAATCGCTTGTCCCATTCATTCAGCATGGCCTTAACGGCCTTACGCTGAAGATTTTCCTGGGAACCGCACAGGTTGCAGGGAATAATGGGAAAGGCTTTATGTTCGGCAAACTGGATAATATCCTTTTCCCGGCAATAGGCCAGCGGCCTGATCACCATATGTTTGCCGTCATCACTGACCAGCTTGGGTGGCATGGCTTTCATTTTGCCGCCATAAAACATGTTCAGAAATAAGGTTTCCAGCAAATCATCCCGGTGATGGCCTAAGGCTATTTTGGTCGCCTTAAGCTCGGTTGCCGTCCGGTAAAGAATGCCTCGCCTTAGTCTGGAGCACAGGGCGCAGGTGGTTTTTCCTTCCGGTACTTTTTCTTTGACAATACTGTAGGTGTCTTCCTCAATGATTCGGTACTCCACACCGATGCTTGCGAGGTAGTCCGGCAGTACGTGCTCTGGAAAACCGGGTTGTTTTTGATCGAGGTTGACAGCGATAACGTCAAAATTTACGGGAGCGTTATGCTTGAGATTGAGCAGAATTTCCAGCATGGTGTAGCTGTCTTTGCCGCCTGAGAGACAGCACATAATACGGTCTCCCTCCTCGATCATCCGATAGTCGGCAATAGCCTGTCCAACCTGGCGGCGCAGGCGTTTTTGGAGTTTATTGAAGTTGACTTTATCAGCTTTCATTTTTTGGGAAAGAGGGGTCTGCATACCTTTGTATAATCCGGCAATATAGACGCTATCTGAATAGTAAATAGCTATCTAATCCCGGAGCCGTCACCAATATAATCAGTCACGTCATCCGAGGGCAAAAACAGAGTAGTATAATCAAAGGTTTTATTATGGAAAGTAAGGAATATACGTTTAGGGGCTGTCGGGATTTATGATTGATAGCGGATTGAGAGAGGGGTGGTTGCATGCTCCTTGCTGCCTGTTCCCTCTTTGTAAGGTGGGGTAATTATGCCCGTGAGTGTTTGCTATTGTGTTAAGCTATGGGGTGTTCTTTGGGTTAGTGGACACGCGATATGGCCGCATAAGGCTGTGCAATAAGGTGAAATAATTAAGGTATCTGATCAGGGGCGTATTATGGTAAATCATGAGCAGTTAAAAGCATTGCTTCTTTCCCGCAGGGAGGAGCTGACTGATCGTCTCGGTAAAATCAAACAGGGTATGACTCGTAAGTCGAGCGCTGACTGGTCTGAGCAGGCTCAAGAGCGTGAGAATGACGAAGTGATTGATGCCTTGGGTAATGAAGCCACCATTGAGCTGAATCAAATAAATAAAGCGCTGGACAGGATTACTGAAGGGGAATACGGCTACTGCTCTGTCTGTGGTGATGAAATCGCCGATGGGCGCTTGATGGCTATGCCATATACTGACCTGTGCATTCGCTGCGCTGAAGCCCGTGATCAATAAACGCATTTTATCAATGCTCATATTTTTTAACTTTTTGCAATCTGCACCTGCCGGTTATAGGGTTGTCTCAGGTACTGAAATAAGCTGATGATAACAGCTGACGAAGTATTGAGGGGAGCTTGGGCGGTGATGGTTATGGAAGTATTTATGCCAGAGCTTGCCCAGACCCAAGATATCACCGGGGGTTATTTTTTTCACATTGCAGCCTGTGCGATAGTAGATTAACCAGGCGATGACGCTGGAATAGGACAGGTTGGTGACCAGCTCGTAATGAGGGTGAGCCAGAAACTCCCTTTGACTTGCCAACCCTCTTACCTTGCTGGAAAGCTCCGGTTGGGGGGCAAGGAAGTTATCCCATATGTTTTTATGCATTTTGGGCGAAATTTGATAGAGCCCCAGGGATTGGTGGTTTTGGAATTTGATGTGGGTTCCCAGTCCCGATTCGCAGGCAGCAGTGCCCAGCAGCAGGTTTTCTCCCGCCAGGCTCCACATACCTATATGTTTCAGGCTGGGGCGAATAATATAGTGGCGCAGTTCACCCGAACACATTCCCATAGAATACCCTGCCCGTAATAAATGGGCTTTATAGGGTTATCGTTGGGTGATGTTCTGTCTGAAGAAAAAGTACCGGCGGTCTGTCGGTTTACTCCCCGCTAAACGAACAGAGGGGGAAGGTGGGGATGCCTGCTTCCTGCAGTTTGGTAGAACCGCCAAGATCGGGAAGATCTATAATGGCTGCCGCTTCGATGGTTGTTGCTCCGGATTGTCTGATGAGTGCATCGGCAGCCAGAAGGGTACCTCCGGTGGCAATAAGGTCATCTATGAGTAGTACTCTGTCTCCCTGAGAAAAAGAATCCGTCTTTACTTCCAGCGTGGCTGTGCCGTATTCCAATTGATAATCCTGGGCTAAGGTGTCTGGTGGCAACTTTCCTTTCTTCCTGAAAAGAATCAGGGGCTTATGCAGTGCGTAAGCCAGGGTGGAACCCAGCAGAAAGCCACGGGCATCAAGGGCTGCGATATGACTGATATTCTGGTTGATATAACGATGGATAAAGCTGTCAATAACCATCCGGCTCACCCTGGGATTTTCAAACACAGAGGTAATATCCCGGAAGGTAATGCCATCTTTAGGCCAGTCCTGAATAGCTCGGATTTGTGATTTCAGATAATTTTCATCAATTCTCATAAGGTGCCATGAAGGGAGGGCTGATTAATAGGATGCTATGCAAAATATCAAGCGCCATTTTTATGGGGATGACGCTTGTGGGCTTGGCAGAAAAGGTGTTTTCCCGATCCATTCCTGATGGAGTGACAGTGCTAGCTCGCTGCTGTAAGTACATGGGTATTGTCTACTGACTTCCCTCCCGCTAGGGTGCATAGCTCTACAGGCTTACGTATTTCAATTTCCTTGCCTACGGCAGAAATTAAACCGTTTTTCTGGAAGCGGGTAAAAACCCTGCTTACGGTTTCAACAGCCAGACCCAGGTAATTACCCATTTCGTTCCTGGACATGGAGAGTCTGAAGGACTGTGATGAGAAACCCCGGCGACGGAAGCGGCTGGCAAGGTTAATGAGGAATGTTGCTATGCGCTCATCCGCATTCTTTTTTGAAAGCAGCATCATCATCTGTTGGTCTTCGCGGATTTTTTTACTCATCAGTCGCATCAGATGCCTGCGAAGCTCGGGAAAATCATCAGAAAGACTTTCAAGCTGTTCAAAGGGGATTTCGCAGACCATAGTGGTTTCCATTGCTTGGGCGGAAACAGGATAGGTATCCGTATCCATACCGCTAAGGCCAAGGATTTCACTGGGAAGGTAGAAGGAGGTGATCTGCTCTTCACCCTCATTAGTGGCTGTGTAGGTCTTTATCGCGCCTGAGCGTACCGCATAGACGCTAGCGAATGGGTCGCCTTCAAGAAACAGGTGCTCTCCTTTTTTCAGAGGGCGTCCCCGTTTGATGATTCGATCCAGTTGATCAATATCTTTTATACTCAAGGCAAGTGGCAGGCATAGAGAGCTTAGACTGCAATCTCTGCAGGCCACATGGCTGGGCTGTCGGACGTTGGGCTTGGACGTCATTGAGTGGCCTCAAGGTCGTATTGGCAAAAACGCCCCTATTTTATGGAAAATATGGCCAGAATTTAAGTGTTATATGCACGGAATCGCTTAGTGGAAGGCGTATGGCAGACGGAATTTTATAGTAATTATGACTTTTATTAAAAGAAAACCATATGCCTTCTGGTATATAGTGGTAGTAAGTACTTGCTTATCAATGTTTGTTGTTTAGCTGATATTATTAGATTACCTTTGAGTATAGAGGTTGATCTGTTGTTTTTTTAAGGTATTTATCAAAAATCATGCAAACATTGCGAATAAGTAACCGGCCTTTTGGTTGTATTGTGATCGATTGAGCGTTGTCGTCTACCAGGAGTAGCCCGTCTTTTTGCATGTCTGCCACCCGAGCCATTTCCCGGGAGAAGTAATCCTGAAAATGGATTTGATATTGCTGCTCTATTTTTCCCATATCGAGGTGAAAATGACAGATAAGCTGGTTGATGATGGCTTGCCTGATTTCATCATCCTGGCTCATTGTCAGCCCTCGATAATGAGGAATGATGTCCTGCTCAATACAGCTGGCATAGGCTTTTTCATCAACCTGGTTTTGTGTGTAGACCGAGCCTATCTTGCTGATAGAGGAAACGCCCATGCCGACGAGATCGCAGTGACTGTGGGTGGTATAGCCCTGAAAGTTGCGGTGCAGTGTCCCGGCATCCTGGGCAATGGCCAAGTCATCCTCGGGTAAGGCAAAATGATCCATGCCGATATAGGTATAGCCTCGTTTTAGCAGTTTTTCAATGGATTGCTCCAGTATTGCCAGCTTTGTCTCTGCTGAAGGGAGATCCTGGGGGTTAATCCGGCGTTGTGGTTTAAACCGGTGGGGAAGGTGTGCGTAGTTAAATAGTGACAGGCGATCCGGCGCCATCTCGATGATGCGGTCAAGGGTTGAGCTAAAGGATTCAGTGCTTTGATGAGGTAGCCCATAAATTAAATCCATATGAATGGACTTGAATGTCATGGTTCTGGCAGCGTCCAGTACAGAGAGAATTTGCTGCTCACTTTGAACCCGGTTCACTGCTTTTTGAACCACGGGATTGAGATCCTGAACACCAATACTGATCCGGTTAAAGCCTAAATCGCTGAGCAGTGACATTTTTGGCCAGTCCACTTCCCGTGGGTCAAGCTCAATGGAATAGTCAACACTGTCACCTCGCATCAGTCCAAAATGCTGATCTATTTTGTCCACTAATGCCGATAGCTGTTCATTACTAAGAAAGGTGGGTGTTCCTCCGCCAAAATGCATTTGCTCAACGGGCTGACGGATATCAAAGAATTCTGACTGTAACTCTATTTCCCGGAAGAGGTGTTTCAGGTAGCTTGTGGACCTGGTTTTATGCTTGGTCACAATTTTGTTGCATGCGCAGTAATAGCATACATGGGTGCAAAACGGGATATGAAAATACAGGGACAGTGGTTTTGCTGTAATGGCACTGCGCCAGGCGTTGGACTGATAACTTTGGCGATCGAAATCTTCGGTAAATTGAACCGCTGTAGGATAAGAGGTATAGCGGGGACCAGACAGGTTGTAGTGTGATATCAGTTCCGAGTCCCAGATGGGGGCGTCTCTCATAATGAATCTCTAGTATTCTTTGCGTAGGTATAAATTTACCGAAAAGGCGACATCTCTTATCAGTAGCTTCTGAAAACAATACGGAGTTTTAAGAGCATCGTTAATATTTTTTCGCTTTTCTAGCGCATGTAAATCGCATTTACACGATAAACCATAATTTTAGTTTAAATAACCTGTTAATAGTATTCTTTGATATATGTCAATCGTGTGCTTTACTTGAATTTTTTAAGTTTGCTGGGTGGTTTTACTTACTTTTCTATCTCGGGAATGCTGCTGACTAGTTCTAATTGATGTATAGACTAGCTCATTATAGAGAGTATTGATGAGCGGTGAGGGAAATAATGAAGATTTATTGACTTCGATTATGTATCTTCATCAGCACCTGGGGGGGCATTGCTAGATATGACCGGAAAGGATGCCCATGATCGTCTTTTGATGAGGCCCGGGCAGCGTCCATATACCTAATGCAATGATCACTATTGATGCCAGGTTTCTGGTTAGTTGTGCCTGGATGATCGCTTTAAGCTGTTTGGCGAATAAGCCGGTTAATAGAACGGAAGGTAAGGTGCCTAATCCAAACGTAGCCATTAACAGCGCAGAGCTTAGTGGGTTGGCATGGCTTGCTGACCAGCTCAGGGTGCTGTAAACCATACCGCAGGGCAGCCATCCCCAGAGTGAACCAAGGGCATAAGCACCATAAAAACTTTGAATGGGTAGCAGTCGGGTGGCAATGGGCTGGATTCGTTGCCACAGCAGACCGCCAGCCTGTTCAAAGGCGGTAAGGCCCTTCCAGAGGCCTGACAAATATAGCCCCATGGCTATCAGCATCCCTCCGGCAAACCAGCGTAGGGCAAGTTGCATTGATTCATTGATATCTCCAAGAAACCAGCCAAGGCTTCCGAAAATAAATCCGGCCATGGCATAGCTTCCAATCCTGCCCAGGTGATAACCCAGCAGAATTATTGCTGATGAATGTCTGCCGTTATCTTTGATGGATAGGCTTAATGCCGAGGTAATACCGCCACACATACCGATACAGTGAGCACTACCAAGCAGTCCAATCATAAGGGCGGATAGATAGGGGGTTATGTTAGTCATCTTTGACTTTTGTCCCGGTTGGTAGCGTTTTTTCAACGGCAGGGTCATCGTCAAACAGGATGCTGTGTGCCGGACCTTCAAGGTCATCAAACTGACCATTGTCCACTGCCCAGAAAAATACCCTGATAGCAATGGCGACTAAAATCAGGGCCAGGGGAATAAGGATAAACAGGCTTTCCATGGTCAGGTTTCCTGATAATCAAGTGGTGTGGACTGTTGTTTGCTTCCTGCTTTTAATCTGGGCCTGTCAAGGCGTAATGCGTTAGCTACCACTATCAATGAACTCAGGGTCATGCCCAATGCGGCCATCCAGGGAGCGATCATACCCGAAGCAGCCAAAGGCAGGGCGGTCAGGTTATAGGCTAATGCCCAGGTCAGATTTTGGTGAATTACCCTTAGGGTTTGCTGAGTGAGCCTGAAAGCATCAGGCAGCTGTTGTAGGTTTTGGGAGATCAGGATGGCATCAGCACTGGTGCGGGCAAGGTCAGAGGCATTGCCCATGGCCAGGGAAATATCAGCGCCGGCCAAGACCGGGATATCATTAATGCCATCGCCAATCATCAGTACCCTGTCACCTTGTTGCTGGCAATGCCGGATAAAAGCCAGTTTGTCATCGGGGCTAGCCTCACCTTGCCAGTGGTTAATTCCCAGGGTTTTAGCGGTAGAGGCGACCACGGTTGAACGGTCACCACTTAGCAGGGTGACTTTCTTTCCGGTAGCCATTAGCTGTCTGATGGTTTCTTTTGCTTCTGGCTTAAGACTGTCAGAAATTCGGAACCAGCATAAAGGGGTATTGTCTGAGGCTAATAACAGCCACTGTCTGTTATCGGGGGGGGAGCATTGTCCTGAAGCAAAATCGGGCTTGCCTATGCGGTAGAGCCTATTATTTACCAGACCTTCAATACCCTGACCAATATGGGATTTTACATTATGTGCCTGAAGCCTTGCTCCAGGCACATTGTCAAAGGCTTTGGCGATGGGGTGTTCTGAATGGGCTTCCAGGGCTGATGCAATAGCGAGTAACGCCTCGGTACTGTCTTTGCAGCCTGGAACGGGTCGGGTTTCTGCCAGGTTGAGTTTGCCCCGGGTCAGAGTTCCGGTTTTATCAAAAATAATATGGTTAACCTGGTTAAGTCCTTCGAGGACATGGCTCCGGGTGATCATAAAACCCAGTTTATGCAGATGCCCCGTTGCTGCGGTGAGCGCCGTAGGGGTCGCCAGAGATAAGGCGCAGGGACAGGTTACCACCAATACTGACAGGGTGATCCAGAAGGCATCGCCGGGGGCGTAATGGAACCAGAAACTATAAACGACAGTTGATATCAGTAGTACTGCGCTGACAAACCAGCCTGATACCCTATCGGCAATATGGGCAATAGCCGGTTTTTCCTGCTGGGCCCTGCGCAGTAATTTAACAATACCTGCAATACGGGTTTGGTTGCCGGTATGGGTAATCCTGATATCAATGGCATTATCAATATTCATACTGCCACCCAGAACGGTTTGCCCTTTTTGTCTTGTTACGGGCATAAACTCACCGGTGAGCATGGATTCGTCTACAGTACTGTTGCCTGAAATGATAATGCCATCGGCAGGAATACTGTCACCAGGTAATATCCGGGCTATGTCGTTATTTGTGAGATGGTTGACCGGAACGCGCTGCCAGCTGTCCTGATTTTTTTTCAGGCAGCTGGTGGGTAGCCAATGAGTGAGTGTCCTGGCGGCCCTGGATGTACTGTGTCTGGCCTTTAATTCCAGATAGCGGCCTGTCAGCAGAAAAAAGGTAAACATACAGACCGAATCGAAATAGACCTCATTCCCACCCGTGTATGTTGCCCACAGGCTGGCAAGATAGGCACCGCCAATAGCCAGGGAAACAGGGACATCCATCCCGGGATGCCTGATGCGAATATCTCGCAGTGCACCCTTAAAAAAAGGCCAGGCTGAATAAAAGACGACAGGGGTTGCCACAATCATACTGATAGTGCGAATAAAATCCCGATAAGACTCGCTCATATCATTACTGATAGCGCCTGAGTAAAGGGCAATGGCATACATCATGACCTGCATGGCACCGATACCGGCAAC encodes:
- a CDS encoding heavy metal translocating P-type ATPase; this translates as MTETQCYHCQLPVKGTPLFYAEVEGTQQPMCCPGCKAVTEAIIAGGLTRYYQHRTDSGKQATAISERLREELLIYDQPGIQQDFVQQINNHSFQANLLIDGITCAACIWLLEKHLGSLPGVTAAHVNLSTHEAQVTWDTGQIKLSTIMLEITRIGYKTLPWHADQQESLFQEENRRFIRRLAVAGIGAMQVMMYAIALYSGAISNDMSESYRDFIRTISMIVATPVVFYSAWPFFKGALRDIRIRHPGMDVPVSLAIGGAYLASLWATYTGGNEVYFDSVCMFTFFLLTGRYLELKARHSTSRAARTLTHWLPTSCLKKNQDSWQRVPVNHLTNNDIARILPGDSIPADGIIISGNSTVDESMLTGEFMPVTRQKGQTVLGGSMNIDNAIDIRITHTGNQTRIAGIVKLLRRAQQEKPAIAHIADRVSGWFVSAVLLISTVVYSFWFHYAPGDAFWITLSVLVVTCPCALSLATPTALTAATGHLHKLGFMITRSHVLEGLNQVNHIIFDKTGTLTRGKLNLAETRPVPGCKDSTEALLAIASALEAHSEHPIAKAFDNVPGARLQAHNVKSHIGQGIEGLVNNRLYRIGKPDFASGQCSPPDNRQWLLLASDNTPLCWFRISDSLKPEAKETIRQLMATGKKVTLLSGDRSTVVASTAKTLGINHWQGEASPDDKLAFIRHCQQQGDRVLMIGDGINDIPVLAGADISLAMGNASDLARTSADAILISQNLQQLPDAFRLTQQTLRVIHQNLTWALAYNLTALPLAASGMIAPWMAALGMTLSSLIVVANALRLDRPRLKAGSKQQSTPLDYQET
- a CDS encoding TraR/DksA family transcriptional regulator — protein: MVNHEQLKALLLSRREELTDRLGKIKQGMTRKSSADWSEQAQERENDEVIDALGNEATIELNQINKALDRITEGEYGYCSVCGDEIADGRLMAMPYTDLCIRCAEARDQ
- the hemN gene encoding oxygen-independent coproporphyrinogen III oxidase; its protein translation is MRDAPIWDSELISHYNLSGPRYTSYPTAVQFTEDFDRQSYQSNAWRSAITAKPLSLYFHIPFCTHVCYYCACNKIVTKHKTRSTSYLKHLFREIELQSEFFDIRQPVEQMHFGGGTPTFLSNEQLSALVDKIDQHFGLMRGDSVDYSIELDPREVDWPKMSLLSDLGFNRISIGVQDLNPVVQKAVNRVQSEQQILSVLDAARTMTFKSIHMDLIYGLPHQSTESFSSTLDRIIEMAPDRLSLFNYAHLPHRFKPQRRINPQDLPSAETKLAILEQSIEKLLKRGYTYIGMDHFALPEDDLAIAQDAGTLHRNFQGYTTHSHCDLVGMGVSSISKIGSVYTQNQVDEKAYASCIEQDIIPHYRGLTMSQDDEIRQAIINQLICHFHLDMGKIEQQYQIHFQDYFSREMARVADMQKDGLLLVDDNAQSITIQPKGRLLIRNVCMIFDKYLKKTTDQPLYSKVI
- the fnr gene encoding fumarate/nitrate reduction transcriptional regulator Fnr translates to MTSKPNVRQPSHVACRDCSLSSLCLPLALSIKDIDQLDRIIKRGRPLKKGEHLFLEGDPFASVYAVRSGAIKTYTATNEGEEQITSFYLPSEILGLSGMDTDTYPVSAQAMETTMVCEIPFEQLESLSDDFPELRRHLMRLMSKKIREDQQMMMLLSKKNADERIATFLINLASRFRRRGFSSQSFRLSMSRNEMGNYLGLAVETVSRVFTRFQKNGLISAVGKEIEIRKPVELCTLAGGKSVDNTHVLTAAS
- a CDS encoding adenine phosphoribosyltransferase, whose translation is MRIDENYLKSQIRAIQDWPKDGITFRDITSVFENPRVSRMVIDSFIHRYINQNISHIAALDARGFLLGSTLAYALHKPLILFRKKGKLPPDTLAQDYQLEYGTATLEVKTDSFSQGDRVLLIDDLIATGGTLLAADALIRQSGATTIEAAAIIDLPDLGGSTKLQEAGIPTFPLCSFSGE
- the ccoS gene encoding cbb3-type cytochrome oxidase assembly protein CcoS, whose translation is MESLFILIPLALILVAIAIRVFFWAVDNGQFDDLEGPAHSILFDDDPAVEKTLPTGTKVKDD
- the ttcA gene encoding tRNA 2-thiocytidine(32) synthetase TtcA, with product MQTPLSQKMKADKVNFNKLQKRLRRQVGQAIADYRMIEEGDRIMCCLSGGKDSYTMLEILLNLKHNAPVNFDVIAVNLDQKQPGFPEHVLPDYLASIGVEYRIIEEDTYSIVKEKVPEGKTTCALCSRLRRGILYRTATELKATKIALGHHRDDLLETLFLNMFYGGKMKAMPPKLVSDDGKHMVIRPLAYCREKDIIQFAEHKAFPIIPCNLCGSQENLQRKAVKAMLNEWDKRFPGRIESMFRALRNVAPSHLADAELFDFKNLKSDGSPNENGDTAFDPVDLPIAYRDEEYQEEKSPSNTAEMVNIVNI
- a CDS encoding sulfite exporter TauE/SafE family protein, with the protein product MTNITPYLSALMIGLLGSAHCIGMCGGITSALSLSIKDNGRHSSAIILLGYHLGRIGSYAMAGFIFGSLGWFLGDINESMQLALRWFAGGMLIAMGLYLSGLWKGLTAFEQAGGLLWQRIQPIATRLLPIQSFYGAYALGSLWGWLPCGMVYSTLSWSASHANPLSSALLMATFGLGTLPSVLLTGLFAKQLKAIIQAQLTRNLASIVIIALGIWTLPGPHQKTIMGILSGHI